Proteins encoded within one genomic window of Tabrizicola piscis:
- a CDS encoding AAA family ATPase: MSTRDTMELKEETIRAQYEAALGMVLGFDHAPRLAKPLVEAIQAERSSGIGARPRFRSTVPGMAARSTARPGGVRLAERVEGLGDGLVTPVQAAVLNALRRSLAIALAMGETFSAQSGLAELKRANLEGRVPEPKRGEFGELLAGEALVVLFTFGNALAYLIAPHVGSSTVELGEVEEVLTDNAPLALQGALWELDQDIGALATDDVKLVAVVSAFAEALMKKVQIRAENGARTSVFTAGSWKVEADGLTLSGFKPAKAAKGGVIAMAFKKPHEVVGNHIAKYQSLRLSKMLMAYDFERRLNPFAELGGFIFTFMGDGKPGTGKTTLIQMMAGLLNDYCKVAGYPFRYQNFSIDQIDSYQGKSGQNAKAFIDAVLDPSVIGFGTIDDIDQVAGKRGDRQSSAGQQEVTAVFMQAFAGAGTVVRGNCTFGMFSNYPENVDDALRQRAGARFLVDGPQTKEDYIDILSLLLGKNHAIPVGEHELFAAQEIKKAVAASFEGHSKPHEAGLLTVWEKVAKDIGPLDTIAKIGAYLKAIQTADERFTGRAIKNITDAVKVRAMDFELPDEWMEEPDLFLFKPYDEKLAMIRGLMTPISVEMVIQEINRYADSEFRYADKSDEVAIQGMVRDFGRQEEAKRRYLEGKG, encoded by the coding sequence ATGAGCACGCGCGACACGATGGAACTGAAGGAAGAGACGATCCGCGCGCAATATGAGGCGGCGCTGGGGATGGTCCTTGGGTTCGATCATGCGCCGCGGCTGGCGAAGCCTTTGGTCGAGGCGATTCAGGCCGAGCGGTCCTCGGGCATCGGCGCGCGGCCCCGGTTCCGGTCGACCGTGCCGGGGATGGCGGCGCGGTCCACGGCGCGGCCCGGGGGCGTGCGGCTGGCGGAGCGGGTGGAGGGTCTGGGCGACGGGCTGGTGACCCCGGTGCAGGCGGCGGTGCTGAATGCGCTGCGGCGGTCCTTGGCGATTGCGCTGGCAATGGGTGAGACGTTCTCGGCCCAGTCGGGGCTGGCGGAGTTGAAGCGGGCGAACCTTGAGGGGCGGGTGCCGGAGCCCAAGCGCGGGGAGTTCGGGGAGTTGCTGGCCGGTGAGGCGCTGGTGGTGCTGTTCACCTTCGGCAATGCGCTGGCCTATCTGATCGCGCCACATGTCGGGTCTTCCACCGTTGAGCTGGGCGAGGTGGAGGAGGTGCTGACGGATAATGCCCCGCTGGCGTTGCAGGGGGCCTTGTGGGAGCTGGATCAGGACATCGGGGCGCTGGCAACGGATGATGTGAAGCTGGTGGCGGTGGTGTCGGCCTTCGCCGAGGCGCTGATGAAGAAAGTGCAGATCCGGGCCGAGAATGGGGCGCGGACGTCGGTGTTCACGGCTGGGTCGTGGAAGGTGGAGGCGGATGGGCTGACGCTTTCAGGCTTCAAGCCGGCCAAGGCGGCGAAGGGCGGCGTGATCGCCATGGCCTTCAAGAAGCCGCATGAGGTGGTGGGGAACCACATCGCGAAGTATCAGAGCCTGCGCTTGTCGAAGATGCTGATGGCCTATGACTTCGAACGCCGGCTGAACCCATTTGCGGAGCTTGGCGGGTTCATCTTCACCTTCATGGGGGATGGGAAACCGGGGACGGGCAAGACCACGCTGATCCAGATGATGGCGGGGCTTCTGAACGATTATTGCAAGGTGGCGGGCTATCCGTTCCGCTACCAGAACTTCAGCATCGACCAGATCGACAGCTATCAGGGCAAGTCGGGGCAGAATGCCAAGGCGTTCATTGATGCGGTGCTGGATCCCTCGGTCATTGGGTTCGGGACCATCGACGACATCGACCAGGTGGCGGGCAAGCGGGGGGACCGGCAGTCCAGCGCGGGCCAGCAGGAGGTGACGGCGGTCTTCATGCAGGCCTTTGCGGGGGCCGGAACGGTGGTGCGGGGGAACTGCACGTTTGGGATGTTCTCCAACTACCCGGAGAATGTGGACGACGCCCTGCGCCAGCGGGCAGGAGCGCGGTTTCTGGTGGATGGGCCACAGACGAAGGAGGATTACATTGATATTTTGAGCCTTCTGCTGGGCAAGAACCATGCGATCCCGGTTGGGGAGCATGAGTTGTTCGCCGCGCAGGAGATCAAGAAGGCTGTGGCGGCCAGCTTTGAGGGGCATTCAAAGCCGCATGAGGCGGGGCTTTTGACGGTGTGGGAGAAGGTGGCGAAGGACATCGGGCCGCTCGACACCATTGCCAAGATCGGGGCCTATCTGAAGGCGATCCAGACGGCGGATGAGCGGTTCACAGGGCGGGCGATCAAGAACATCACCGATGCGGTGAAGGTCCGGGCGATGGACTTTGAACTGCCGGATGAGTGGATGGAGGAGCCGGACCTGTTCCTCTTCAAGCCCTATGACGAGAAGCTGGCGATGATCCGCGGGCTGATGACCCCGATCTCGGTGGAGATGGTGATCCAGGAGATCAACCGCTACGCCGACAGCGAGTTCCGCTATGCGGACAAGTCGGACGAGGTGGCGATTCAGGGCATGGTGCGGGATTTTGGGCGGCAGGAAGAGGCGAAGCGGCGGTATCTGGAGGGGAAGGGGTGA
- a CDS encoding endonuclease domain-containing protein, producing MTGIHPITRAKARKLRHEMTPEERKVWVKLREYNRMLGLHFRRQAPIGPFIADFADLGRRVVVEIDGGGHGGPRDVARDEWLALQGFRVLRFWNPEVSGNIDGVMQVIFDAVDGESLAEGVPPTPFPRGGAKALGDGVGDKHLVDPTIAGAPPPHPSPTRGEGGSYPLTLCGTAEPGASPPPRGEGMGVGGTRLEGNAP from the coding sequence ATGACTGGCATCCATCCCATCACCCGCGCCAAGGCCCGCAAGCTGCGCCATGAGATGACGCCAGAGGAGCGGAAAGTCTGGGTGAAGTTGCGGGAATATAACCGGATGCTGGGGCTGCATTTCCGGCGGCAAGCGCCCATCGGGCCGTTCATTGCCGATTTCGCTGATCTGGGGCGGCGGGTGGTAGTTGAGATTGACGGCGGTGGGCATGGTGGGCCTCGGGACGTGGCGCGGGATGAGTGGTTGGCCTTGCAGGGGTTTCGAGTGCTGAGGTTCTGGAATCCGGAGGTTTCGGGGAATATCGACGGGGTGATGCAGGTGATCTTCGACGCGGTTGACGGCGAGTCCTTAGCTGAGGGCGTGCCCCCCACCCCCTTCCCACGAGGGGGAGCGAAGGCGCTTGGGGATGGCGTCGGCGACAAGCATCTCGTCGATCCGACTATTGCTGGTGCCCCCCCACCCCATCCCTCCCCCACGAGGGGGGAGGGAGGTTCCTATCCTTTGACGTTGTGCGGGACGGCTGAACCCGGAGCCTCCCCTCCCCCTCGTGGGGAGGGGATGGGGGTGGGGGGCACCCGGCTGGAAGGTAACGCGCCATGA